The Armatimonadota bacterium genome includes a window with the following:
- a CDS encoding aspartate aminotransferase family protein: MPGDRERILELDRRFLIHPLHDPAEQADAVVTVQGQGAVLRDADGREYIDGLSSLWNVNVGHGREELADAAARQMAQLAYASAYAGLTNEPAARLAERLLSLSYRGLSGVYFTTGGAESNETAFKIARYYWKRRGLPDKTKIVSRHHAYHGVTLAAMSATGIPAYHRMFAPTVPGFVHVPPPYPYREEGSAAEALEEAIVREDPQTVAAFIAEPVIGAGGVIPPDGDYFPRVREICDRHGVLLIADEVITGFGRTGRWFALEHWGVRPDIVTFAKGVTSAYLPLGGIMVSEQIHRTILDAPAAERFMHAATYSAHPTCCAVALRNLDILEGEGLVERAAVLGRRLLDGLRTLGDLPRVGDVRGLGLMCGIELVEDQDTKEPALGSGARVLAQARRRGLLTRMRAGQRGDHPIGDVVCVAPPFVVSESQVDRIVDILRESIRTAG; encoded by the coding sequence ATGCCCGGTGACCGCGAGAGGATTCTCGAGCTGGATCGCAGGTTTCTCATCCACCCGCTGCATGACCCCGCGGAGCAGGCGGACGCCGTAGTCACCGTCCAAGGCCAGGGCGCGGTGCTGCGCGACGCGGATGGCCGGGAGTACATCGACGGTCTTTCCTCGCTGTGGAACGTCAACGTGGGACACGGCAGGGAGGAGCTAGCTGACGCGGCCGCCCGGCAGATGGCGCAGCTGGCGTACGCCTCGGCGTATGCAGGGCTCACGAACGAACCAGCCGCCCGCCTGGCCGAACGGCTGCTCTCCCTCTCCTATCGAGGCCTGTCGGGTGTCTACTTCACGACCGGAGGGGCCGAATCCAACGAGACCGCGTTCAAGATCGCCCGCTACTACTGGAAGCGGCGCGGTCTACCGGACAAGACGAAGATCGTCAGCCGCCACCACGCGTACCACGGCGTGACGCTAGCCGCCATGAGCGCCACGGGGATTCCGGCGTACCACCGCATGTTCGCGCCGACGGTTCCCGGCTTCGTCCACGTCCCACCACCCTATCCCTACCGCGAGGAGGGGTCTGCGGCGGAAGCCCTCGAGGAGGCGATCGTCCGGGAGGACCCGCAGACCGTGGCGGCGTTCATCGCCGAGCCGGTGATCGGCGCCGGCGGCGTGATCCCGCCGGATGGAGACTACTTTCCCAGGGTTCGCGAGATCTGCGACCGCCACGGCGTCCTGCTGATCGCCGACGAGGTCATCACGGGCTTTGGCCGGACCGGGCGCTGGTTCGCACTCGAACACTGGGGCGTCCGCCCCGACATCGTCACCTTCGCCAAGGGGGTGACGAGTGCATACCTGCCGCTGGGAGGCATCATGGTCTCGGAGCAGATCCACCGGACGATCCTCGACGCGCCGGCGGCGGAGCGGTTCATGCACGCGGCCACCTACTCCGCCCACCCCACGTGCTGCGCGGTGGCGCTGCGGAATCTCGACATCCTCGAGGGAGAGGGCCTGGTGGAGCGCGCCGCGGTGTTGGGGCGCCGACTCCTCGACGGCCTCCGAACCCTCGGTGATCTTCCCCGTGTCGGCGACGTCCGCGGGCTGGGACTGATGTGCGGGATCGAGCTGGTCGAAGATCAGGACACGAAGGAACCGGCGCTGGGATCGGGCGCACGGGTGCTTGCGCAGGCGCGCCGGCGCGGGCTGCTGACCCGCATGAGGGCAGGGCAGCGGGGCGACCACCCGATCGGCGACGTCGTCTGCGTGGCGCCTCCCTTTGTGGTCTCCGAGTCCCAGGTGGATCGCATCGTCGACATCCTCCGCGAGTCCATCCGCACCGCCGGCTAG
- a CDS encoding cobalamin B12-binding domain-containing protein — protein MAEPRIRILIAKPGLDGHDRGAKVVARALRDAGFEVIYTGLHQTPEMIVSAAIQEDVDAIGLSILSGAHNVLFPRVMELLRERRADDIVVFGGGIIPEDDIPGLRAAGIRQIFTPGTSLAEVVRWVRENVRPRGVAA, from the coding sequence ATGGCCGAACCGCGCATCCGGATCCTGATCGCCAAGCCCGGGCTGGACGGGCACGACCGGGGGGCGAAGGTCGTGGCGCGCGCGCTGCGCGACGCGGGGTTCGAGGTCATCTACACGGGTCTGCACCAGACCCCGGAGATGATCGTCAGCGCGGCGATCCAGGAGGACGTCGACGCGATCGGTCTGTCGATTCTGTCGGGCGCGCACAACGTCCTGTTCCCGCGCGTCATGGAGCTGCTGCGCGAGCGGCGGGCCGACGACATCGTGGTCTTCGGCGGCGGCATCATCCCCGAAGACGACATCCCCGGCCTGCGGGCGGCCGGCATCAGGCAGATCTTCACGCCCGGCACCTCCTTGGCCGAGGTCGTGAGGTGGGTACGGGAGAACGTGAGGCCGCGGGGAGTGGCCGCCTGA
- a CDS encoding methylmalonyl-CoA mutase family protein: MSITRDRIEELREARRHWEQTTLRRTLERQPERPWRFTTISDMPIERLYGPEDIADIDPLDDIGLPGEYPYTRGIHATMYRGRLWTMRQFAGFGTAEDTNERFHYLLRQGQTGLSVAFDMPTLMGYDSDHPRSLGEVGREGVAIDTLADMDVLFDGIPLAEVSTSMTINAPAAVLYAMYVALADQRGVPRSRLRGTIQNDCLKEFIAQKEWIVPPRPSMKLAIDTFEFSVRETPQWNPISISGYHIREAGATAVQELAFTLADGIAYVQGGIDRGLDVDTFAPRLSFFFDVHNDFFEEIAKLRAARRMWARIMRERFGAQNPRSWMLRTHCQTAGVSLTAQQPLNNVVRTAIQALAAILGGAQSLHTNSLDETYALPTEEAVTVALRTQQILAYESGVANTVDPLGGSYFVEALTDRMEEEAWRYIRRIDELGGMVNAIELAYPMREIAEASYHYQQQIERKEKIIVGVNEFVSDQPQPIPILKIDPEVERRQVYRVQRIRAERDNAKVQACLAELRRTAESGGNTMYPIVEAVKAYATLGEICDVFRAVWGEYREQAVI, translated from the coding sequence GTGAGCATCACGCGCGACCGCATCGAGGAATTGCGCGAGGCGCGCAGGCACTGGGAACAGACCACCCTGCGCCGTACCCTGGAGCGCCAGCCGGAGCGGCCCTGGCGGTTCACGACGATCTCCGACATGCCGATCGAGCGGCTGTACGGTCCGGAAGACATCGCGGACATCGATCCGCTGGATGACATCGGCCTGCCGGGCGAATACCCGTACACGCGCGGCATCCACGCGACGATGTATCGGGGCCGCCTGTGGACGATGCGCCAGTTCGCGGGTTTCGGGACCGCAGAGGACACCAACGAGCGTTTTCACTACCTCCTGCGGCAGGGGCAGACCGGGCTCAGCGTGGCGTTCGACATGCCGACGCTGATGGGCTACGACTCCGACCATCCGCGATCGCTCGGTGAGGTTGGGCGAGAGGGCGTGGCGATCGACACGCTCGCCGACATGGACGTGCTGTTCGACGGCATCCCGCTCGCCGAGGTCAGTACGTCGATGACGATCAACGCACCGGCGGCGGTGCTGTACGCGATGTACGTGGCGCTGGCGGACCAGCGCGGGGTTCCGCGGTCCCGGTTGCGCGGCACCATCCAGAACGACTGCCTGAAGGAGTTCATCGCGCAGAAGGAGTGGATCGTCCCGCCACGGCCCAGCATGAAGCTGGCCATCGATACCTTCGAGTTCTCCGTGCGTGAGACCCCTCAGTGGAATCCGATCTCGATCAGCGGATATCACATCCGCGAGGCAGGAGCGACGGCGGTTCAGGAACTGGCCTTCACCCTCGCCGACGGTATCGCCTACGTCCAGGGCGGCATCGATCGGGGTCTGGACGTGGATACGTTCGCACCCCGGCTGAGCTTCTTCTTCGACGTGCACAACGACTTCTTCGAAGAGATCGCAAAACTGAGGGCCGCCCGTCGCATGTGGGCCAGGATCATGAGGGAGCGGTTCGGTGCGCAGAACCCACGGTCGTGGATGCTGCGCACGCACTGCCAGACGGCCGGCGTGTCGCTGACCGCCCAGCAGCCGCTGAACAACGTTGTCCGCACCGCGATCCAGGCGCTGGCGGCCATCCTGGGCGGTGCGCAGTCGCTGCACACCAACTCCCTGGACGAGACCTATGCCCTGCCGACCGAGGAGGCGGTCACTGTGGCGCTGCGCACACAGCAGATTCTCGCCTACGAGAGCGGGGTGGCCAACACCGTGGACCCACTGGGCGGGTCGTACTTCGTGGAGGCGCTCACCGACCGGATGGAAGAAGAGGCCTGGCGGTACATCCGCAGGATCGACGAACTCGGCGGCATGGTGAACGCGATCGAACTGGCCTACCCGATGCGGGAGATCGCCGAAGCGAGCTACCACTACCAGCAGCAGATCGAGCGCAAGGAGAAGATCATCGTCGGGGTCAACGAGTTCGTCTCCGACCAGCCCCAACCGATCCCGATCCTCAAGATCGATCCGGAGGTCGAACGGCGGCAGGTGTACCGCGTCCAGCGGATCCGCGCCGAGCGCGACAATGCGAAGGTGCAGGCCTGCCTGGCCGAACTGCGGCGGACCGCCGAATCCGGTGGGAACACGATGTACCCGATCGTCGAGGCTGTGAAGGCCTACGCCACGCTGGGGGAGATCTGTGACGTCTTTCGGGCCGTCTGGGGTGAGTACCGCGAACAGGCGGTCATCTGA
- a CDS encoding electron transfer flavoprotein subunit alpha/FixB family protein, protein MGDDVWVVADHAEGSLRRITFELLGKARELADARGGQVVGILLGHRVGGLAVPLGECGADRVLVADHPLLETYTTDGYTEVLASAIAEQRPWLVMVPSTAAGRDFAPRVAVRASGGIVTDVEDLRIEDGWLVATRPMYTRKVVGAAAFVGEGTQIAVVLPKVFSAAPRQEGRSADVQALPVDLDAAQIRTKFLKTRQLQRERVSLAEADVVVSGGRGLRGPENFAMLDELAEALGAAVGSSRPPVDSGWVPHDYEIGQTGKTVSPQVYIAVGISGAPQHLAGMSGSKYIVAINKDPNAPIFQIASLGVVGDLFQIVPKLTEQVRKARAG, encoded by the coding sequence ATGGGCGACGACGTCTGGGTGGTGGCCGATCACGCCGAGGGCAGTCTGCGCCGCATCACGTTTGAACTGCTGGGCAAGGCGAGGGAACTGGCCGATGCCCGCGGCGGGCAGGTGGTGGGCATCCTCCTGGGGCACCGGGTGGGCGGGCTGGCCGTGCCCCTGGGCGAATGCGGGGCCGACCGGGTGTTGGTCGCCGACCACCCGCTACTGGAAACCTACACGACCGATGGCTACACCGAGGTCCTGGCGTCAGCGATCGCCGAACAAAGACCGTGGCTGGTGATGGTCCCGTCGACGGCGGCAGGAAGGGACTTCGCACCGCGGGTGGCCGTGCGGGCGTCGGGTGGGATCGTCACCGACGTCGAGGATCTGCGGATCGAAGACGGCTGGCTGGTGGCCACCCGCCCGATGTACACACGCAAGGTCGTCGGCGCGGCCGCGTTCGTCGGCGAGGGCACCCAGATCGCCGTCGTCCTGCCGAAGGTGTTCTCGGCCGCGCCACGGCAGGAGGGGCGTTCGGCGGACGTGCAGGCGCTTCCCGTCGACCTCGATGCCGCGCAGATCCGCACGAAGTTCCTAAAGACCAGGCAGCTGCAGCGCGAGCGGGTGTCGCTGGCCGAGGCCGACGTGGTGGTCTCGGGGGGCCGCGGGCTGCGGGGGCCGGAGAACTTCGCGATGCTAGACGAACTGGCCGAGGCCCTCGGCGCCGCAGTGGGGTCCTCCCGACCGCCGGTCGACTCCGGCTGGGTGCCGCACGACTACGAAATCGGACAGACCGGCAAGACAGTCAGCCCGCAGGTCTACATCGCGGTGGGGATCTCTGGGGCGCCGCAGCACCTGGCTGGGATGTCCGGCTCGAAGTACATCGTGGCGATCAACAAGGATCCAAACGCCCCTATCTTCCAGATCGCATCGCTGGGCGTGGTGGGGGACTTGTTCCAGATCGTGCCGAAACTGACCGAGCAGGTGCGCAAGGCCCGGGCTGGGTGA
- a CDS encoding electron transfer flavoprotein subunit beta/FixA family protein, which yields MNVVVCVKQVPDTEQPIRVKPDGSGIEEQGINWILNYYDEHAVEEALRIKEKVGGSVTVVCLGAERATEAVRTALAMGADEGILVRDPALDGSDHLTVARVLSRVVGSLEWDLVLCGRLATDDNASVVGAALAEFLGVAQATAISKLELHEGTATVEREVEGGAQTLEVPLPAVFTVERTINEPRYPTLPGIMKAKRKEIKMLTVADLGLNPKEVGMPAARTRWVRFSPPPKRQAGEVVTPDSPEEGARRIVEFLRQTAKVI from the coding sequence GTGAACGTCGTCGTCTGCGTCAAGCAGGTGCCGGACACCGAGCAGCCGATCCGGGTGAAGCCGGACGGCAGCGGCATCGAGGAACAGGGGATCAACTGGATCCTCAACTACTACGACGAGCACGCGGTCGAGGAGGCGCTGCGCATCAAGGAGAAGGTGGGCGGCAGCGTAACGGTGGTCTGCCTGGGCGCGGAGAGGGCGACGGAGGCGGTCCGAACCGCGCTAGCGATGGGCGCCGACGAGGGCATCCTCGTCCGGGATCCGGCGCTGGACGGCTCCGACCACCTCACGGTCGCCCGGGTGCTGAGCAGGGTCGTCGGCTCGCTCGAGTGGGACCTCGTGCTCTGCGGACGCCTGGCGACCGACGACAACGCGTCGGTGGTCGGGGCGGCGCTGGCCGAGTTCTTGGGTGTGGCTCAGGCGACGGCGATCTCCAAGCTCGAACTGCACGAGGGTACCGCCACGGTGGAGCGCGAGGTGGAGGGCGGAGCCCAGACGCTCGAAGTCCCGCTGCCCGCGGTCTTCACTGTCGAGCGGACGATCAACGAGCCGCGCTACCCGACCCTTCCGGGCATCATGAAGGCCAAACGGAAGGAGATCAAGATGCTTACCGTGGCAGACCTCGGACTGAACCCGAAAGAGGTCGGGATGCCGGCGGCGCGCACGCGCTGGGTCCGGTTCTCGCCGCCACCGAAGCGACAGGCCGGTGAGGTGGTCACGCCGGACAGCCCCGAAGAGGGGGCGCGGCGCATCGTCGAGTTCTTGCGGCAGACCGCAAAGGTCATCTGA
- a CDS encoding acyl-CoA dehydrogenase, whose product MDFALTEEQRLVQQTARDFATREILPVAAQLDAEHRFPTEIIRQLGELGMMGMIVPEAYGGAGMDCVSYVVALEEIARACAGTAVIMSVNNSLVCDPILRNGTEAQKRHFLPALASGREVGCYCLTEPAAGSDAASLRATARDDGDTWVLNGTKIFVTNGVEASICIVYARSEPEEGAHGISAFIVEKDRPGIRVGKVERKLGINASSTCEILLEDCRIPKDNLLGERGQGFKIALATLDGGRIGIAAQAIGIARATLEESAAYARERRQFGRPIAEFQAIQWKIADMATRIDAARLLTYRAAWLRDRGRRHTQEASMAKLFASETAMWAATQGIQIFGGYGYVKDYPAERHFRDAKITEIYEGTSEIQRLVIARNLVGSR is encoded by the coding sequence ATGGACTTCGCGCTCACCGAAGAACAGCGCCTCGTTCAGCAGACCGCCCGAGACTTCGCAACCCGAGAGATCCTTCCGGTAGCCGCCCAGCTCGACGCCGAGCACCGCTTCCCAACGGAGATCATACGCCAGCTCGGCGAGCTGGGGATGATGGGCATGATCGTACCGGAAGCGTACGGGGGCGCGGGTATGGACTGCGTGTCCTATGTCGTGGCGCTCGAGGAGATCGCGCGCGCGTGCGCCGGCACGGCGGTCATCATGTCGGTCAACAACTCCCTGGTCTGTGACCCCATCCTCCGGAACGGGACGGAGGCCCAAAAGCGGCACTTCCTCCCGGCGCTGGCCTCAGGACGCGAGGTGGGGTGCTACTGCCTGACCGAGCCAGCCGCCGGTTCCGACGCGGCGTCGCTTCGGGCGACGGCGCGCGACGATGGCGACACATGGGTGCTCAACGGCACCAAGATCTTCGTCACGAACGGCGTGGAGGCTTCGATCTGCATCGTCTACGCGCGCAGCGAACCCGAAGAAGGGGCGCACGGCATCTCGGCATTCATCGTGGAGAAGGACCGACCGGGCATCCGCGTGGGCAAGGTGGAACGCAAGCTGGGGATCAACGCGTCGTCGACGTGCGAGATTCTGCTCGAGGACTGCCGCATCCCCAAGGACAACCTGCTCGGCGAGCGCGGGCAGGGTTTCAAGATCGCCCTGGCGACGCTCGATGGCGGCCGGATCGGCATCGCGGCGCAGGCGATCGGCATCGCGCGGGCCACGCTGGAAGAAAGCGCGGCCTACGCGAGGGAGCGAAGGCAGTTCGGCCGGCCGATCGCGGAGTTTCAGGCCATCCAGTGGAAGATCGCCGACATGGCGACGCGGATCGACGCGGCCCGGCTGCTCACCTACCGGGCGGCCTGGCTGCGAGACCGGGGCCGCCGGCACACCCAGGAGGCATCGATGGCCAAGCTGTTCGCGTCGGAGACCGCCATGTGGGCGGCGACCCAGGGGATCCAGATTTTCGGCGGTTACGGCTATGTCAAGGACTACCCGGCAGAGAGGCACTTCCGAGACGCGAAGATCACGGAGATCTACGAGGGGACTTCGGAGATCCAGCGCCTGGTGATCGCCAGGAACCTGGTGGGCAGCAGATAG